The sequence CCCGCGATGAAAAAATCGATCTTCTCGACACGCTGCGAGGGCTTGCAGGCCCGGATTCGCCGGTTCACGACGCGACGGGCTACACGGGGATCGGCTACGACTGGAGCCGGAACAGTCCGCCAGCGGAACAACCCGAATGACAAAATACCTACTCATCTCTAGGGAATATTGACATTGGTCGTTGGGCCACCAATGCTCGCCTCGTGCACTTACCCGTCCACCAAAGCGTCTTTCCGGAGCCCACCGCCCCGGACCTGCCGGCCGATCCGCCGGCCCAAGACGCCGCGCCCGCCGACATCCTCGACTGGCTGGCTGAGTCGACCGACCCGGCCCGCTGGGTTTTGACCACGAGCTACGGCATGGAAGGGTGCGCCCTGATCGACATGGTCGCCGAGCTCGATGTCCCAGCTCGCGTGGTCATGGTCGACACGAACTTTCTCTTCGACGAGACGCTCGAGGTGGAACGCTTGATGCAGCTACGGCATCCACATCTGAGCTTCGAGCGTGTTGCCACCGATCTGACGCCGGCGTTGCAGGAACAGGTGTACGGGCCCAAACTTTGGGAGCGCAAGCCCGACCTTTGCTGTGCGTTGCGGAAGGTCGAGCCGTTGCGCAAGGCGTTGGCGGATGCCGACGTTTGGATCACCGCGTTGCGGCGGTCGTCGAATCCATCCCGGGCCGACGCGCCGAT is a genomic window of Planctomycetota bacterium containing:
- a CDS encoding phosphoadenylyl-sulfate reductase, whose translation is MHLPVHQSVFPEPTAPDLPADPPAQDAAPADILDWLAESTDPARWVLTTSYGMEGCALIDMVAELDVPARVVMVDTNFLFDETLEVERLMQLRHPHLSFERVATDLTPALQEQVYGPKLWERKPDLCCALRKVEPLRKALADADVWITALRRSSNPSRADAPIVSRHFGYGVLKVAPLAAWERRDAWEFVKQHGTPINSLYERGYPSIGCTHCTRPVDGAAPTDDTRAGRWSGSEKTECGLHYQI